In a genomic window of Aeromonas veronii:
- a CDS encoding LysR family transcriptional regulator, with translation MAKESNKERALTLEAIRVLDAIDRRGSFAAAADELGKVPSALSYTVQKLEDELDAMLFDRSGHRTKFTPAGRMLLERGRVLLEAAEHLVGETRALARGWETDITVAVDALVPVQALYPLVEKLAEQTDTRLRLRAEVLAGSWECLEDGRADLLISTINPDIMMTGIKHQVIKEEVMLYVAHPDHPLHQEPEPLADETLRRYRAIAVADSALRKPVLTYRLLDKQPRLTVSTMTEKRDALLAGIGVGTMPQSWIEEDIRAGRLKVISPEYRHQLQVVLAWRRDTMGKAKSWLVREIPKLFQNSGSE, from the coding sequence ATGGCCAAGGAATCGAATAAGGAACGGGCGCTGACGCTGGAAGCCATCCGGGTGCTGGACGCCATCGACCGCCGCGGCAGCTTTGCGGCGGCGGCCGACGAGCTGGGCAAGGTGCCCTCGGCATTGAGCTATACGGTGCAGAAGCTGGAGGACGAATTGGATGCCATGCTGTTTGACCGCAGCGGCCACCGCACCAAGTTCACCCCGGCAGGACGCATGCTGCTGGAGCGCGGCCGGGTGCTGCTGGAGGCAGCCGAACATCTGGTAGGCGAAACCCGGGCGCTGGCCCGTGGCTGGGAGACCGACATCACAGTCGCCGTCGATGCGCTGGTCCCGGTGCAGGCCCTCTACCCCTTGGTGGAGAAGCTGGCTGAGCAGACCGATACCCGACTGCGGCTGCGGGCCGAGGTACTGGCGGGCAGCTGGGAGTGTCTGGAAGATGGCCGTGCCGACCTGCTGATCTCCACCATCAACCCGGACATCATGATGACCGGCATCAAGCATCAGGTGATTAAGGAAGAGGTGATGCTCTACGTCGCCCATCCCGATCATCCGCTGCATCAGGAGCCGGAGCCGCTGGCCGACGAAACCCTGCGCCGCTACCGCGCCATCGCGGTGGCCGATTCGGCGCTGCGCAAACCGGTACTCACCTATCGCCTGCTGGACAAGCAGCCGCGCCTCACCGTCAGCACCATGACGGAGAAACGCGATGCCCTGCTGGCGGGGATTGGGGTCGGCACCATGCCGCAAAGCTGGATTGAGGAGGACATCCGGGCCGGACGGCTCAAGGTGATCAGCCCCGAATATCGTCATCAGTTGCAGGTGGTGCTGGCCTGGCGGCGCGATACCATGGGCAAGGCCAAAAGCTGGCTGGTACGCGAGATCCCCAAGTTGTTTCAAAATAGTGGCAGCGAATGA
- a CDS encoding response regulator produces the protein MNQGNTHILVVDDHSEIRDLLKRFLEQHGLRVSCARDGKEMKRLLEEREFDLLVLDLMMPGEDGLTLCRELRVKSNLPIIMLTAMGEETDRIIGLEMGADDYLAKPFNPRELLARIKAVMRRTQAETPPAAETLTRDLRFDRWLLDVNRRELVDEDGVGLSLSTAEFDLLKVFLERPQRVLSRDQLLDLARGREAVAFDRAIDTLVSRLRRKLERDPKNPELIKTIWGGGYMFSADVTQV, from the coding sequence ATGAACCAGGGCAACACCCACATTCTGGTGGTCGACGACCACAGCGAGATCCGCGATCTCTTGAAGCGCTTTCTGGAACAGCATGGCCTGCGGGTCAGCTGCGCCCGGGATGGCAAGGAGATGAAGCGACTGCTGGAGGAGCGGGAGTTCGACCTGCTGGTGCTGGATCTGATGATGCCGGGTGAAGATGGCCTGACCCTCTGCCGCGAGCTGCGGGTCAAATCGAACCTGCCCATCATCATGCTCACTGCCATGGGGGAAGAGACCGACCGCATCATCGGGCTGGAGATGGGGGCCGACGACTATCTGGCCAAGCCCTTCAACCCGCGCGAGCTGCTGGCCCGCATCAAGGCGGTGATGCGCCGCACCCAGGCCGAGACCCCGCCCGCTGCCGAGACCCTGACCCGTGATCTGCGCTTCGATCGCTGGCTGCTCGACGTCAATCGCCGGGAGCTGGTCGATGAGGATGGGGTGGGCCTGAGCCTCTCCACCGCCGAGTTCGATCTGCTCAAGGTGTTTCTGGAACGACCACAGCGGGTGCTGAGCCGGGATCAACTGCTGGACTTGGCCCGTGGCCGCGAGGCGGTGGCCTTCGATCGCGCCATCGATACCCTGGTGAGCCGCCTGCGCCGCAAGCTGGAGCGGGATCCCAAGAATCCGGAGCTGATCAAGACCATCTGGGGTGGTGGCTATATGTTCTCCGCCGACGTGACGCAGGTTTAA
- a CDS encoding ATP-binding protein yields MWPKGLTGQIILVALAGLILIQLLSIQIYRTDREEALGFVNSRNAMQRIISVVRLLSLSPPSLYDEILKASRSETLLLRLSDEPLQPDNRSPRFEQLVRSRLNYPPGLAVEISAELKEDIQRNKAWEHHARMMRDRKGPPPPRDMRLYGSIELPQGGWLQFSSLVDKEAGSWSWQTTLNLMLVASLVIGLMVLLFRRATRPLKQLAGNAERLGRGEDIEPLKEEGPTEIRESIQAFNRMHTRLDRFVQDRTRMLAAISHDLRTPITSLRLRTEFLADGEDKERIQQTLQQMEQMLAATLSFAREEGQQEATRELDLVSLLVSLCDDYADTGQPVTCLAEGKEVYACRANTLRRVLQNLIGNAIKYAGSAEVSLERCKEELLIRVCDNGPGIDPARLEDVFKPFVRLDEARNTESGSVGLGLSIARTLVHQHGGELTLLNRPEGGLEAKISLPL; encoded by the coding sequence ATGTGGCCCAAGGGGCTGACCGGCCAAATCATTCTGGTGGCGCTGGCGGGGTTGATCCTGATCCAGCTGCTCAGCATCCAGATCTACCGCACGGATCGGGAGGAGGCGCTCGGCTTCGTCAACAGCCGCAACGCCATGCAGCGGATCATCTCTGTGGTCAGGCTACTCTCCCTCTCGCCTCCGTCCCTCTATGATGAGATCCTCAAGGCGAGCCGCAGTGAGACCCTGCTGCTGCGCCTCTCAGACGAGCCACTGCAACCGGACAACCGCAGCCCCCGCTTCGAGCAACTGGTGCGCTCGCGCCTCAACTATCCCCCCGGCCTCGCCGTCGAGATCAGCGCCGAACTGAAAGAGGATATCCAACGCAACAAGGCGTGGGAGCATCACGCCCGCATGATGCGGGATCGCAAGGGACCGCCCCCGCCACGGGATATGCGGCTCTATGGCTCCATTGAACTGCCTCAGGGGGGCTGGCTGCAGTTCAGCTCGCTGGTCGACAAGGAGGCGGGCAGCTGGTCGTGGCAGACCACCCTCAACCTGATGCTGGTCGCCAGTCTGGTGATCGGGCTGATGGTACTGCTGTTTCGCCGTGCCACCCGCCCGCTCAAGCAGCTGGCAGGCAATGCGGAGCGGCTCGGACGGGGCGAGGATATCGAGCCCTTGAAAGAGGAGGGTCCGACCGAGATCCGCGAATCGATTCAGGCCTTCAACCGGATGCACACCCGGCTCGACCGCTTCGTGCAGGACAGAACCCGGATGCTGGCGGCCATCTCCCACGATCTGCGCACCCCCATCACCAGCCTGCGGCTGCGCACCGAGTTTCTGGCCGATGGCGAGGACAAGGAGCGCATCCAGCAGACCCTGCAACAGATGGAGCAGATGCTCGCGGCGACCCTCAGCTTTGCTCGCGAGGAGGGGCAGCAGGAGGCTACCCGCGAGCTGGATCTGGTCAGCCTGCTGGTCAGCCTGTGCGATGACTACGCCGATACCGGCCAGCCGGTCACCTGTCTGGCGGAGGGCAAAGAGGTCTACGCCTGCCGGGCCAACACCCTGCGCCGGGTACTGCAGAACCTGATCGGCAACGCCATCAAATATGCCGGCAGCGCCGAAGTGTCGCTGGAACGCTGCAAGGAAGAGCTGTTGATCCGGGTTTGCGACAACGGCCCGGGGATCGATCCGGCACGGCTGGAGGATGTGTTCAAACCCTTCGTGCGGCTGGACGAGGCGCGCAACACCGAGTCGGGCAGCGTCGGGCTGGGGCTCTCCATCGCTCGCACTCTGGTCCATCAACACGGCGGCGAGCTGACCCTGCTCAACCGGCCTGAAGGCGGATTGGAGGCAAAAATCAGCCTGCCGCTGTAA
- the hemN gene encoding oxygen-independent coproporphyrinogen III oxidase: protein MQAEQIVWDQALIEKYNYSGPRYTSYPTALEFNESFGYPDFVRAAGQYPERNLSLYVHIPFCHKLCYYCGCNKVITRHQHKADEYLDYLEQEIKAQAPLFKHRLVTQLHWGGGTPTYLDEAQTRRLMAMLRAHFHFAEEGEFSIEVDPREIAITMLDVLRDVGFNRISLGVQDFNKDVQVAVNREQDNNFIKAMLERARELGFRSTNLDLIYGLPHQDRASFHHTLEEVLKTDPARLSIFNYAHLPSRFAAQRKLKEVDMPAPQEKLAMLQDTIAFLTGQGYQFIGMDHFAKPDDELAVAQREGKLHRNFQGYTTQGDCDLLGLGVSSISMIGDAYSQNQKELKAYYAQVAELGHAQWKGCSLNQDDLIRREVIKRLICDFRLNFASVEQVHGLNFREYFADDLKLLQTFINDGLVRMTEDGLEVSSTGQLLIRNICMCFDVYLRNKARQQQFSRVI from the coding sequence GTGCAAGCAGAACAGATTGTGTGGGATCAGGCCCTGATCGAAAAATATAACTACAGTGGCCCGCGATACACCTCTTATCCCACTGCGCTGGAGTTCAACGAGAGCTTCGGCTATCCGGATTTTGTCCGCGCTGCCGGCCAGTATCCCGAGCGCAATCTGTCGCTCTACGTGCATATCCCTTTCTGTCACAAGCTCTGCTACTACTGCGGCTGCAACAAGGTCATTACCCGCCATCAGCACAAGGCTGACGAGTACCTCGACTATCTGGAGCAGGAGATCAAGGCGCAAGCCCCGCTCTTCAAGCATCGTCTGGTTACCCAACTGCACTGGGGCGGTGGTACACCCACCTACCTGGATGAAGCACAAACGCGCCGCTTGATGGCCATGCTGCGTGCGCACTTCCATTTCGCCGAAGAGGGTGAGTTCAGCATCGAGGTCGATCCGCGCGAGATCGCCATTACCATGCTGGACGTGCTGCGAGACGTCGGCTTCAACCGCATCAGCCTTGGGGTGCAGGACTTCAACAAGGATGTGCAGGTTGCGGTCAACCGCGAGCAGGACAACAACTTTATTAAAGCCATGTTGGAACGGGCCCGTGAACTTGGCTTCCGCTCGACCAACCTCGACCTTATCTATGGCCTGCCGCATCAGGATCGTGCCAGCTTCCACCATACGCTGGAAGAGGTGCTCAAGACGGATCCGGCGCGCCTCTCCATCTTCAACTATGCCCATCTACCGAGTCGCTTCGCCGCCCAGCGCAAGTTGAAGGAGGTGGATATGCCTGCGCCGCAGGAGAAGCTGGCCATGTTGCAGGACACCATCGCCTTCCTGACCGGTCAGGGTTACCAGTTCATCGGCATGGATCATTTTGCCAAACCCGATGACGAACTGGCGGTCGCGCAGCGCGAGGGCAAGCTGCACCGCAACTTTCAGGGCTATACCACTCAGGGTGATTGCGATCTGCTGGGGCTGGGGGTCTCCTCCATCAGCATGATCGGTGATGCCTACTCCCAGAACCAGAAAGAGCTCAAGGCCTATTACGCACAGGTTGCAGAGCTGGGTCATGCCCAGTGGAAAGGCTGCTCGCTCAATCAGGATGACCTGATCCGCCGTGAGGTGATCAAGCGGCTTATCTGCGATTTTCGTTTGAACTTTGCTTCGGTCGAGCAGGTGCACGGGCTCAATTTCAGAGAGTATTTTGCCGATGATCTCAAGCTGCTGCAGACCTTCATTAACGATGGATTGGTGCGCATGACGGAAGATGGCCTGGAGGTCTCCTCCACTGGGCAACTGCTGATCCGCAATATCTGCATGTGCTTCGACGTGTACTTGCGCAACAAGGCGCGCCAGCAGCAGTTCTCCCGCGTGATTTAA
- a CDS encoding DUF2489 domain-containing protein — MLAALLGGLILSGLAIYAGMLLARLRRQQAMQWQSITARNERILDSVRVIAHAVQEGQCDYSEGAIRLTNLLDALQIKGGRAFVAEFPGLYGLYEKVKDMPTHEARRALKRNEVMKMDLERSGYEAELEAQILKDVAQLKDFQLGR; from the coding sequence ATGCTGGCCGCCCTGTTGGGCGGCCTGATTTTGTCAGGATTGGCCATCTACGCAGGCATGCTGCTGGCCAGACTGAGGCGACAGCAAGCGATGCAGTGGCAATCGATAACCGCTCGCAACGAGCGGATTCTCGATAGCGTGCGGGTCATTGCCCATGCGGTGCAGGAGGGGCAGTGCGATTACTCCGAAGGTGCCATTCGGCTGACCAACCTGCTGGATGCGTTGCAGATCAAGGGTGGGCGGGCGTTCGTTGCCGAGTTCCCGGGTCTGTACGGGCTGTATGAGAAGGTGAAAGATATGCCGACTCATGAGGCCAGACGTGCCCTCAAGCGCAATGAAGTGATGAAGATGGATCTCGAACGCAGCGGCTACGAGGCCGAGCTGGAGGCTCAGATCCTCAAGGATGTGGCCCAGCTGAAGGATTTTCAGTTAGGTCGGTGA
- the yihI gene encoding Der GTPase-activating protein YihI, with product MSAKQPTRKPTGKRKESDVSAQEGRERKRAAKRKGLKAGSRQQVEQSNNKSGNSQSKDPRIGSRKPVVLVVDDKQKKPAAPKVVKEKKLVMTPEQELASIENDDRLNDLLDRLDAGETLEAAEQAWVDQRVDRYQELMDELGIIDNDDDEDDELPFDDGDDAEFDEQKPASEEELWDRFNQVDFKPEPKPEPKKK from the coding sequence ATGTCTGCCAAACAACCCACTCGCAAGCCTACTGGCAAGCGCAAAGAATCTGATGTCAGTGCTCAGGAAGGTCGTGAGCGTAAACGGGCTGCCAAGCGCAAGGGCCTGAAGGCTGGTTCTCGTCAGCAAGTTGAACAATCGAACAACAAGTCTGGCAACAGCCAGTCCAAAGATCCGCGTATCGGTTCCCGCAAGCCGGTGGTACTGGTGGTGGATGACAAACAGAAGAAGCCGGCAGCACCCAAGGTGGTGAAAGAGAAGAAGCTGGTGATGACGCCCGAGCAGGAGCTGGCTTCCATCGAAAACGATGACCGTTTGAATGATTTGCTGGATCGTCTGGATGCCGGTGAAACCCTGGAAGCGGCCGAGCAGGCCTGGGTTGATCAGCGCGTCGACCGTTATCAGGAGCTGATGGATGAGCTGGGCATCATCGACAACGACGATGATGAAGATGACGAGCTGCCGTTTGATGATGGCGATGACGCCGAGTTCGACGAGCAGAAACCAGCCTCCGAAGAGGAGTTGTGGGACCGTTTCAACCAGGTCGATTTCAAGCCGGAACCCAAGCCTGAGCCGAAGAAAAAGTGA
- a CDS encoding cytochrome c4, with the protein MKNLVITLALMVGVTGMAQAKGDAAAGQTKAAVCAACHGPDGNSLVDMYPKIAGQHASYIKKQLVELKAAASGQIGRVAPVMGPMALPLSEQDMDDLAAYFSGLKVSPIAVPDDVVEAGKALYMGGDMSRGLAACTACHGPRGSGVEQAKYPSLSGQHPAYIKAQLTAFRAGTRDNDPNGMMRDVAKKLTDQDIEALSKYVAGLH; encoded by the coding sequence ATGAAGAACCTAGTCATTACTCTTGCTCTGATGGTTGGCGTAACGGGGATGGCACAAGCCAAGGGCGATGCCGCTGCGGGACAGACCAAGGCTGCCGTGTGTGCGGCTTGTCATGGACCGGACGGAAACAGCCTGGTTGATATGTACCCCAAGATTGCTGGTCAGCACGCATCATATATCAAAAAGCAGTTAGTTGAACTGAAGGCTGCCGCTTCTGGTCAAATTGGCCGGGTTGCGCCAGTGATGGGGCCGATGGCGTTACCTTTGTCGGAACAGGACATGGATGACCTGGCGGCTTATTTCTCCGGCCTGAAGGTTAGCCCGATCGCGGTCCCTGACGACGTAGTCGAAGCGGGCAAGGCCCTCTATATGGGCGGTGACATGAGTCGCGGTCTGGCCGCCTGTACGGCTTGTCATGGTCCCCGTGGCTCGGGTGTCGAACAGGCGAAGTATCCAAGCCTGTCCGGCCAGCATCCTGCCTATATCAAGGCTCAGCTCACCGCATTCCGTGCCGGGACGCGTGACAACGATCCGAATGGCATGATGCGGGACGTTGCCAAGAAACTGACTGATCAGGATATCGAAGCCCTCTCCAAATATGTGGCGGGTCTGCACTGA
- the yihA gene encoding ribosome biogenesis GTP-binding protein YihA/YsxC encodes MDTQTLNFNKVHFVTSAPDIRHLPNDGGVEIAFAGRSNAGKSSALNTLTKHKNLARTSKTPGRTQLINLFELEPGKRLVDLPGYGYAQVPLEMKLKWQKSLAEYLQRRESLKGLVILMDIRHPLKDTDMNMLEWSSHRQLPVMLLLTKADKLSPGPRNNQVIKVRQAVANLGSQIQVEAFSSLTHIGVEKLAQTLTEWYVSGDDTDLLDADEQQPVEE; translated from the coding sequence TTGGATACACAAACTCTGAATTTCAATAAGGTGCATTTTGTGACCAGCGCACCCGACATCCGTCACCTGCCAAATGATGGGGGTGTCGAGATCGCGTTTGCCGGCCGTTCCAACGCCGGTAAGTCATCTGCATTGAACACCTTAACCAAACACAAGAACCTGGCGCGCACCAGTAAGACACCCGGTCGTACCCAGCTGATCAACCTGTTTGAACTGGAACCAGGCAAGCGTCTGGTCGACTTGCCGGGTTATGGTTATGCGCAAGTTCCGCTGGAAATGAAGCTCAAGTGGCAAAAGTCACTGGCAGAGTATCTACAGCGCCGTGAGTCATTGAAAGGTCTGGTGATCCTGATGGACATCCGTCACCCGCTCAAAGATACCGACATGAACATGCTGGAGTGGAGCTCACACCGTCAGTTGCCCGTCATGTTATTGCTGACCAAGGCGGATAAACTGAGTCCGGGCCCGCGCAACAACCAGGTGATCAAGGTGCGCCAGGCCGTTGCCAACCTTGGTTCCCAGATCCAGGTTGAAGCGTTCTCCTCCCTCACCCATATCGGGGTGGAGAAGCTGGCGCAAACCCTGACCGAATGGTACGTCAGTGGTGACGATACCGACCTGCTGGACGCTGACGAACAGCAACCTGTCGAGGAGTAA
- a CDS encoding DUF1488 domain-containing protein — protein MNQGILFPDLMEWQADEQRVRFPAQQMGALIDCYISQLRLERMTGLALTREDDIVRAFESVRFDIEDLAEKLIEEQEFAEDGAIYL, from the coding sequence ATGAACCAGGGTATTCTGTTTCCCGACCTGATGGAGTGGCAGGCTGACGAACAGCGGGTGCGCTTTCCCGCTCAGCAGATGGGGGCGCTGATTGATTGTTACATCAGCCAGCTGCGACTGGAGAGAATGACCGGCCTGGCGCTGACGAGGGAGGATGACATCGTCAGAGCCTTTGAAAGCGTGCGCTTTGACATAGAAGATCTGGCTGAAAAACTCATTGAAGAACAAGAGTTTGCTGAGGATGGTGCTATCTACCTCTGA
- the aroE gene encoding shikimate dehydrogenase: protein MDRYLVFGHPVRHSKSPFIHTLFARQTQQELEYGLAEPAVDEFAQTLRAFFAQGGKGCNITVPFKEQAFTLVDRLSPRAKRAGAVNTIKLTDDGVLLGDNTDGAGLVADLKSHGVTLADSRILLLGAGGAARGALAPLLAELPSELVIANRTHAKAQQLAAEFHDLGPVTAQTYEQLAGPFDLVINSTSASLQGELPPLSPALIHADIAIYDMMYGATDTAFIGWAKQHGARQTMDGLGMLVEQAAEAFAVWRGIRPGTKQVLRELKRNLGVI from the coding sequence ATGGATCGTTATCTGGTTTTTGGCCACCCGGTGCGCCACAGCAAGTCCCCCTTCATTCACACCCTGTTTGCCAGACAGACCCAGCAAGAGCTGGAGTATGGACTGGCTGAACCCGCCGTCGACGAGTTTGCCCAAACTCTGCGTGCCTTCTTTGCCCAAGGGGGCAAGGGATGCAATATCACAGTTCCCTTCAAGGAGCAGGCATTCACTCTGGTCGATCGCTTGAGCCCAAGGGCCAAGCGGGCTGGCGCGGTCAACACCATCAAGCTGACCGATGATGGCGTGTTGCTGGGGGATAATACCGATGGTGCCGGGCTGGTAGCCGATCTCAAGTCCCATGGTGTGACGCTGGCGGATAGCCGGATCCTGCTGCTGGGTGCCGGTGGCGCGGCTCGTGGTGCATTGGCGCCGCTGCTGGCTGAGCTGCCGAGCGAGCTGGTGATTGCCAACCGCACGCACGCCAAAGCGCAGCAGCTGGCTGCCGAATTCCACGATCTGGGGCCCGTGACCGCCCAGACCTATGAGCAGCTGGCTGGGCCGTTCGATCTCGTCATCAATTCGACTTCTGCCAGCCTGCAAGGGGAGCTGCCGCCGTTGTCACCCGCTCTGATCCACGCCGATATTGCCATCTACGACATGATGTATGGCGCCACGGATACGGCGTTTATCGGTTGGGCCAAACAGCATGGGGCCCGGCAGACCATGGATGGACTCGGCATGCTGGTGGAACAGGCTGCCGAAGCGTTTGCCGTGTGGCGCGGAATTCGTCCCGGGACTAAACAGGTATTGAGAGAGTTGAAGCGTAACTTGGGGGTGATATGA
- the hemF gene encoding oxygen-dependent coproporphyrinogen oxidase, which produces MSKPDVAQVKAFLLQLQDEICRGLEQADGSGHFVEDAWSREGGGGGRTRVLRHGAVIEQGGVNFSHVYGDAMPASATAHRPELAGRQFEAMGVSLVIHPHNPYAPTSHANVRFFIAEKEGEDPIWWFGGGFDLTPFYPFAEDVQHWHQVSRDLCQPFGDEIYPEFKSWCDRYFFLKHRNETRGVGGLFFDDLNRWPFADCFAFMQAVGRGYLDAYLPIIERRKVLAYGEREREFQLYRRGRYVEFNLVYDRGTLFGLQTGGRTESILMSMPPLARWEYDWQPEAGTPEALLYTDYLTPREWL; this is translated from the coding sequence ATGAGCAAACCGGATGTGGCCCAGGTCAAGGCCTTCCTGTTGCAGTTGCAGGACGAGATCTGCCGTGGTCTGGAGCAGGCAGACGGCAGTGGACACTTTGTGGAAGATGCCTGGAGCCGTGAAGGCGGCGGCGGTGGTCGCACCCGCGTATTGCGCCACGGCGCGGTGATTGAGCAGGGCGGTGTCAATTTCTCCCATGTCTATGGCGATGCCATGCCTGCCTCTGCGACGGCCCATCGGCCCGAGTTGGCGGGTCGCCAGTTCGAGGCGATGGGCGTGTCGCTGGTGATCCATCCGCACAACCCCTATGCGCCGACCAGCCACGCCAACGTCCGTTTCTTCATCGCCGAGAAAGAGGGTGAAGATCCAATCTGGTGGTTTGGCGGTGGCTTCGATTTGACGCCCTTCTACCCGTTTGCCGAGGATGTGCAGCACTGGCATCAGGTCTCCCGTGATCTCTGCCAGCCATTTGGTGATGAGATCTACCCCGAGTTCAAATCCTGGTGCGATCGCTACTTCTTCCTCAAGCACCGCAACGAGACGCGAGGGGTGGGCGGTCTCTTCTTCGACGATCTGAATCGCTGGCCCTTTGCCGACTGCTTTGCCTTTATGCAGGCGGTGGGTCGGGGTTATCTCGATGCCTACCTGCCGATCATCGAACGACGCAAAGTACTGGCCTATGGCGAGCGGGAGCGGGAGTTCCAGCTCTATCGTCGCGGTCGTTATGTGGAGTTCAATCTGGTGTATGACCGGGGCACCCTGTTCGGGTTGCAGACCGGTGGACGTACCGAGTCGATCCTGATGTCGATGCCACCGCTGGCACGCTGGGAGTATGACTGGCAGCCGGAGGCGGGCACTCCTGAGGCCTTGCTCTACACCGACTACCTCACGCCGCGAGAGTGGTTGTGA
- a CDS encoding L-threonylcarbamoyladenylate synthase translates to MPNEFEQAVAALRQEGVIAYATEAVFGLGCDPDSEVAVQRLLAIKQRPVEKGLILIAADVEQLQDYIDLSQLGSEQLARVEASWPGPFTWIMPAKPDTPSWLTGQFETLAVRVTAHPQVQALCRAFGKPLVSTSANLTGEEPARRVADIGERLASKLAYILPGEVGGQANPSEIKDARTGAIIRPS, encoded by the coding sequence ATGCCAAATGAATTTGAACAGGCGGTTGCCGCCCTCCGGCAGGAAGGGGTGATCGCTTATGCAACCGAGGCCGTGTTTGGTCTGGGTTGTGATCCCGACTCTGAAGTTGCGGTGCAGCGACTGCTGGCCATCAAGCAGCGTCCGGTGGAGAAGGGGTTGATCCTGATTGCTGCCGACGTAGAGCAATTGCAGGATTACATCGACCTGAGCCAGCTTGGCAGTGAGCAACTGGCTCGGGTTGAAGCCAGCTGGCCCGGCCCCTTTACCTGGATCATGCCTGCCAAGCCTGATACTCCCTCATGGCTGACCGGGCAGTTCGAGACCCTGGCGGTGCGCGTGACGGCCCATCCTCAGGTGCAGGCGTTGTGCCGCGCCTTTGGCAAGCCGCTGGTCTCTACCAGCGCCAACCTGACCGGTGAGGAGCCTGCCCGTCGGGTGGCTGATATCGGTGAGCGGTTGGCAAGCAAGCTGGCCTATATCCTGCCCGGTGAAGTGGGTGGGCAAGCCAACCCATCCGAGATCAAGGACGCCCGTACCGGCGCCATTATTCGCCCCTCCTGA
- the purE gene encoding 5-(carboxyamino)imidazole ribonucleotide mutase, producing MNKPFVAVLMGSDSDFPVMQTTLEVLKSFDIAVEVKVTSAHRTPAATHQYVTDAEARGCKVFICAAGLAAHLAGAVAGITTRPVIGVPIDGGPLKGLDALLSTVQMPGGVPVATVAIGKAGAKNAGYLAAQMLAVADDELAAKVRAERQKNAEEVMAKDAALQAQLK from the coding sequence ATGAATAAACCCTTTGTTGCCGTATTGATGGGCTCTGATTCTGATTTCCCCGTGATGCAGACCACCCTCGAGGTGCTCAAGTCATTTGATATCGCAGTGGAAGTCAAAGTCACCTCCGCGCACCGCACGCCGGCTGCGACCCATCAGTATGTGACCGATGCCGAGGCCCGTGGCTGCAAGGTCTTTATCTGTGCTGCCGGTCTGGCGGCGCATCTGGCGGGTGCCGTAGCTGGTATCACGACTCGTCCCGTGATCGGGGTGCCTATCGATGGTGGCCCGCTCAAGGGGCTGGATGCGCTGCTCTCCACCGTGCAGATGCCCGGTGGTGTACCGGTAGCGACCGTGGCGATCGGCAAGGCCGGTGCCAAGAACGCAGGTTATCTGGCAGCCCAGATGCTGGCAGTAGCCGATGATGAACTGGCAGCCAAGGTTCGGGCCGAACGCCAGAAGAATGCCGAAGAGGTGATGGCCAAGGATGCCGCCCTGCAGGCTCAACTCAAGTAA
- a CDS encoding topoisomerase DNA-binding C4 zinc finger domain-containing protein, with the protein MSKIDHHLFSAHEHAFEREPCPQCGAELVIRQGKHGPFLGCSAYPACDYIRSLTPSGRDIEKVLEGSACPDCGQPLAIKKGRYGLFVGCTQYPACQHIESLQESDDTQILCPECGKGHLVSRTSRYGKQFYSCDGYPHCKYVVNDKPIPMPCPACGWGIMVEKKVRGTLRWVCPQKKCGHQSEQV; encoded by the coding sequence ATGTCAAAGATCGATCATCATCTCTTTTCAGCCCACGAACATGCCTTCGAGCGCGAGCCGTGCCCGCAGTGCGGGGCCGAGCTGGTGATCCGCCAGGGCAAACATGGTCCCTTTCTCGGCTGTTCTGCCTATCCCGCCTGTGATTACATCCGTTCCCTGACGCCATCCGGTCGCGACATCGAAAAGGTGCTCGAAGGCTCTGCCTGTCCCGATTGCGGACAGCCGCTGGCGATCAAGAAGGGGCGTTACGGTCTGTTTGTCGGTTGTACCCAGTATCCGGCCTGCCAGCACATCGAATCTCTGCAGGAGAGCGACGATACCCAGATCCTCTGTCCCGAGTGTGGCAAGGGCCATCTGGTGAGCCGTACCTCTCGCTACGGCAAACAGTTTTACTCTTGTGATGGCTATCCCCATTGCAAATATGTGGTGAACGACAAACCGATCCCCATGCCTTGTCCCGCGTGTGGCTGGGGCATCATGGTCGAGAAAAAAGTGAGGGGAACGCTGCGTTGGGTTTGTCCGCAAAAGAAATGCGGCCACCAAAGTGAGCAGGTATAA